A genomic segment from Actinoplanes sichuanensis encodes:
- a CDS encoding NUDIX hydrolase, whose amino-acid sequence MSALYEDAVDVLSTWVATSEEAEGARKRTLDLLADGPVAMTRAHRVGHVTASALIVGDDRRVLLCLHGRLGLWMQLGGHCEEADATLARAALREATEESGISGLLLDPAPIDIDIHEVRCGARDGAPAEPSVHYDVRFLLRAPAGSVERISAESSDLRWFSPEALPAPLASGTIQQIAPALARFR is encoded by the coding sequence CTGGGTCGCCACCTCCGAGGAGGCCGAGGGGGCCCGCAAGCGCACGCTGGACCTGCTGGCCGACGGGCCGGTCGCGATGACCCGTGCCCACCGGGTCGGGCACGTCACGGCGAGCGCCCTGATCGTCGGCGACGACCGCCGGGTCCTGCTCTGCCTACACGGGCGGCTCGGTCTGTGGATGCAGCTCGGCGGGCACTGCGAGGAGGCCGACGCGACGCTGGCGCGGGCCGCGCTCCGGGAGGCGACCGAGGAGTCCGGTATTTCCGGCCTGCTTCTCGACCCGGCGCCGATCGACATCGACATCCACGAGGTCCGGTGCGGCGCCCGGGACGGCGCACCGGCCGAGCCGTCGGTGCACTACGACGTGCGGTTCCTGCTGCGGGCACCGGCCGGCAGCGTGGAGCGGATCAGCGCGGAGTCGTCCGACCTGCGCTGGTTCAGCCCGGAGGCGTTGCCGGCCCCACTGGCTTCGGGAACGATCCAGCAGATCGCCCCGGCGCTGGCCCGCTTCCGCTGA
- a CDS encoding mannose-1-phosphate guanylyltransferase has protein sequence MLYGVVLAGGTGTRLWPLSRAGHPKFLHPLTGTEASLLQATVDRLDTLASPDRVFVVTGVAHAAAVSRQLAAMPEENVLVEPSPRDSCAAIALAAAVIARRNPEAIMGSFASDHLIADKEAFAAVIRQAMTGASQGLLMTLGITPTRPETGYGYLQCGASVGDGPLLKVEEFKEKPSYDVAESYVKSGNYLWNAGMFVWRVDAFLAELHRQQPQLAAGVSRIASAWGTADQEEVMGDVWPTLPKISVDYAVMEGAAAVGRVGTVPGDFGWNDVGDFHTLGEVLTADQAGNVVVGHDTGAERPTVLLRETEGLVVVPSSGRLVAAMGVRDLVIVDTPDAVLVCPRERAQEVKQLVDHLKELGQHGYI, from the coding sequence GTGTTGTACGGAGTGGTTCTTGCCGGGGGCACCGGAACCCGTCTCTGGCCACTGTCCCGCGCCGGTCATCCCAAGTTCCTGCATCCGTTGACCGGCACCGAGGCCTCCCTTCTGCAGGCCACGGTGGACCGGCTGGACACGTTGGCGTCCCCCGATCGGGTGTTCGTGGTGACCGGTGTGGCCCACGCCGCCGCGGTCTCCCGCCAGCTCGCGGCGATGCCCGAGGAGAACGTGCTCGTCGAGCCGTCACCGCGCGACTCGTGCGCGGCGATCGCCCTGGCGGCCGCGGTGATCGCCCGGCGTAACCCGGAGGCGATCATGGGCTCCTTCGCGTCCGATCACCTGATCGCCGACAAGGAGGCGTTCGCCGCCGTCATCCGCCAGGCGATGACGGGCGCGAGCCAGGGCCTGCTGATGACCCTCGGCATCACCCCGACCAGGCCCGAGACGGGCTATGGCTACCTCCAGTGCGGCGCCTCGGTCGGTGACGGGCCGCTGCTGAAGGTCGAGGAGTTCAAGGAGAAGCCGTCCTACGACGTGGCCGAGAGCTACGTGAAGTCCGGCAACTATCTGTGGAACGCGGGCATGTTCGTCTGGCGGGTGGACGCCTTCCTGGCCGAGCTGCACCGCCAGCAGCCGCAGCTCGCCGCCGGGGTCAGCCGGATCGCCTCGGCGTGGGGGACCGCCGACCAGGAGGAGGTCATGGGTGACGTCTGGCCGACGCTGCCGAAGATCTCCGTCGACTACGCGGTGATGGAGGGCGCGGCCGCGGTCGGCCGGGTCGGCACCGTGCCCGGCGACTTCGGGTGGAACGACGTCGGCGACTTCCACACCCTCGGCGAGGTGCTGACCGCCGACCAGGCCGGCAACGTGGTCGTCGGCCACGACACCGGTGCCGAGCGGCCGACCGTGCTGCTGCGTGAGACCGAGGGCCTGGTCGTGGTCCCGTCGTCGGGCCGCCTGGTCGCCGCGATGGGCGTCCGCGACCTGGTCATCGTCGACACGCCGGACGCCGTCCTGGTCTGCCCGCGCGAGCGTGCCCAGGAGGTCAAGCAGCTCGTCGACCATCTGAAGGAGCTGGGCCAGCACGGCTACATCTAG
- a CDS encoding glycosyltransferase family 4 protein — protein MTPGRPPRVLVDATSVPADRGGVGRYVDGLLGALGQESPGRVELAVVSQRSDAERYRRMLPSAEVIPGPAAIVHRPARLAWEQTGLPLLAQQVGADVLHSPFYTCPLRVGCPVTVTVHDATFFTEPEHYDNTKRTFFRSAIKTSLRRAARVIVPSKATRDELIRLLDADPTKIDVAYHGVDHSAFHAPAEDEKARVRARLGLGDSGYVAFLGAKEPRKNVPNLIRGWARAVADWPRPPALVIAGGQGHDDDIDRAVAEVPPHLRLLRPGYLRYADLPGFLGGALVACYPSFGEGFGLPILEAMACGTPVLTTPRLSLPEVGGDAVAYTTETPERIAEDLADLLHDEDRRGMLAKAGFDRAKEFTWSSSAEVHVTTWNRAAS, from the coding sequence GTGACCCCCGGTCGCCCCCCGCGAGTGCTCGTCGACGCCACAAGCGTCCCCGCTGACCGAGGTGGTGTCGGCAGATACGTCGACGGGCTTCTCGGAGCCCTGGGGCAGGAGAGCCCCGGCCGCGTCGAGCTCGCCGTCGTGTCCCAACGGTCGGATGCGGAGCGTTACCGCCGCATGCTTCCCAGTGCCGAGGTGATCCCCGGCCCGGCCGCGATCGTGCACCGGCCGGCCCGGCTGGCCTGGGAGCAGACCGGATTACCGCTGCTCGCGCAGCAGGTCGGGGCGGATGTGCTGCACTCGCCGTTCTACACCTGCCCGCTTCGGGTGGGATGTCCGGTCACGGTCACCGTGCACGACGCGACCTTCTTCACCGAGCCCGAGCACTACGACAACACCAAGCGGACCTTCTTCCGCAGTGCCATCAAGACGTCGCTGCGCCGGGCGGCCCGGGTGATCGTGCCCAGCAAGGCCACCCGTGACGAGCTGATCCGGCTTCTCGACGCCGACCCGACCAAGATCGACGTGGCGTATCACGGGGTCGACCACTCGGCCTTCCACGCCCCGGCCGAGGACGAGAAGGCGCGGGTCCGGGCCCGGCTCGGCCTGGGCGACTCGGGCTACGTGGCGTTCCTCGGCGCCAAGGAGCCCCGCAAGAACGTGCCGAACCTGATTCGCGGCTGGGCCCGCGCGGTCGCCGACTGGCCGCGCCCGCCGGCCCTGGTGATCGCCGGTGGCCAGGGCCACGACGACGACATCGACCGTGCGGTGGCCGAGGTCCCACCCCACCTGCGGCTGCTCCGACCAGGCTATCTGCGGTATGCGGATCTGCCCGGTTTCCTCGGCGGCGCCCTGGTGGCCTGCTACCCGTCCTTCGGCGAGGGATTCGGCCTGCCGATCCTGGAGGCGATGGCCTGCGGCACCCCGGTGCTCACCACGCCGAGGCTGTCCCTGCCCGAGGTCGGCGGGGACGCTGTCGCGTACACGACCGAGACCCCCGAGCGGATCGCCGAGGACCTCGCCGACCTGCTCCACGACGAGGATCGCCGCGGCATGCTGGCCAAGGCCGGCTTCGATCGGGCGAAAGAGTTCACCTGGTCGTCCAGCGCGGAGGTACATGTAACAACGTGGAATCGGGCTGCCTCTTGA
- a CDS encoding TIGR03089 family protein, protein MNTTIPQVFAKAVGRDPAAPLLTWYDDATGDRTELSGTTLDNWVAKTANLLVDGVGLGHGDTVALLLPPHWQTAALLLGVSAAGLAADLGGDPQPVEALFTTPELVERAAGWATLDRYATGLLPLAMPLRTPPEGYADYVTEVRNHGDHFRGEPVGAADRALAGHVELSHQDVVEAAVERAGELGITAGARVLIDTAFYPDANDWLLAPLVAGASIVLCANLDTSKTEARSATEKVTLTLV, encoded by the coding sequence ATGAACACGACGATCCCGCAGGTTTTCGCGAAGGCGGTCGGTCGCGACCCCGCCGCCCCGCTGCTGACCTGGTACGACGATGCCACCGGCGACCGGACCGAGCTGTCCGGGACGACCCTGGACAACTGGGTGGCGAAAACCGCCAACCTGCTGGTCGACGGGGTCGGCCTGGGCCACGGCGACACCGTGGCCCTGCTGCTGCCGCCGCACTGGCAGACCGCGGCGCTCCTGCTCGGGGTGTCGGCCGCCGGGCTGGCCGCCGATCTGGGCGGCGACCCGCAGCCGGTCGAGGCGCTCTTCACCACCCCGGAACTGGTGGAGCGGGCGGCCGGCTGGGCCACCCTGGATCGGTATGCGACCGGGCTGCTCCCGCTGGCCATGCCGCTGCGCACGCCACCCGAGGGGTACGCCGACTACGTCACCGAGGTCCGCAACCACGGCGACCACTTCCGCGGCGAGCCGGTCGGCGCCGCCGATCGGGCGCTGGCCGGTCATGTCGAGCTGAGCCACCAGGACGTCGTCGAGGCGGCCGTCGAACGGGCCGGCGAGCTGGGCATCACGGCCGGCGCCCGGGTCCTGATCGACACCGCCTTCTACCCGGACGCGAACGATTGGCTGCTGGCCCCGCTCGTGGCCGGTGCCTCGATCGTGCTCTGCGCCAACCTGGACACGTCGAAGACCGAGGCGCGGTCGGCCACCGAGAAGGTCACTCTGACGCTGGTGTGA
- a CDS encoding acetoacetate--CoA ligase — protein sequence MTTGVVTPGTVLWEPPSDIRQTSRIGHYLAWLESERGLTFADYAALWQWSVTDLPAFWRSIWDWSGVVSHSPPTAVLENAGMPGARWFPGATLNYAENVLRMPGIADDETVVHAYSQSREPVALTARSLREEVRRVRAGLKARGVGKGDRVAAYAPNIPETYVLMLASASLGAVFSSCAPEFGARSVIDRWVQIEPKVLVATDGYRYGDKDVDRRTEIAAIRAAIPSIEHVITIGYLNESGGDWDSLRGDDPLEFEPVPFDQPLYVLYSSGTTGLPKPIVHGHGGILLEHLKILALHHDLGPGDRFFWFTTTGWMMWNYLASGPAVGAAIVLFDGNPGWPSLDTLWDLVDTAGITYFGTSAPFLLACRKAGLKPDKTLKGLGSTGAPLPPEGWAWVYEAVDPDVHLVSLSGGTDVCTGFVGGVPLLPVRAGVITCRILGARVEAYDPVGQPVVGELGELVITGPMPSMPVGFWNDHDGARYREAYFDVFPGVWRHGDWITIGHDGSCVITGRSDATLNRGGVRLGTAEFYSVVEALPEVVDSLVVHLDKPDDPNGELLLFVVLTDGAELDAALRARIAKELRGALSPRHVPDAAYAVRALPRTLSGKKLEVPVKRILTGTPVESAAAKGALANPDSLNAFAVLYAERVTPASE from the coding sequence ATGACGACAGGTGTGGTGACGCCGGGCACAGTTCTGTGGGAGCCGCCGTCGGACATCCGGCAGACCTCCCGGATCGGGCACTATCTCGCCTGGCTGGAGTCCGAGCGGGGCCTGACCTTCGCCGACTACGCGGCGCTGTGGCAGTGGTCGGTCACCGACCTGCCGGCGTTCTGGCGGTCCATCTGGGACTGGTCCGGGGTGGTCTCGCACTCACCGCCGACCGCCGTCCTGGAGAACGCGGGTATGCCGGGGGCGCGCTGGTTCCCCGGAGCCACGCTCAACTACGCCGAGAACGTGCTGCGCATGCCGGGCATCGCGGATGACGAGACGGTCGTTCACGCGTACTCCCAGAGTCGTGAACCCGTCGCCCTGACCGCCCGCAGCCTTCGGGAAGAGGTCCGGCGGGTCCGTGCCGGGCTGAAGGCCCGCGGGGTCGGCAAGGGTGACCGGGTTGCCGCCTATGCGCCGAACATTCCGGAAACCTATGTGCTGATGCTCGCCTCGGCGAGCCTCGGCGCGGTCTTCTCGTCGTGCGCCCCCGAGTTCGGTGCACGCAGCGTGATCGACAGGTGGGTTCAGATCGAGCCGAAGGTACTGGTCGCGACCGACGGTTACCGGTACGGCGACAAGGACGTCGACAGGCGCACCGAGATCGCGGCGATCCGGGCGGCGATCCCGTCGATCGAGCATGTGATCACCATCGGTTACCTGAATGAGAGCGGCGGCGACTGGGACTCCCTGCGCGGCGACGATCCACTCGAGTTCGAGCCGGTGCCGTTCGACCAGCCGCTCTACGTGCTCTACAGCTCCGGCACCACGGGCCTGCCCAAGCCGATCGTTCACGGTCACGGCGGCATCCTGCTGGAGCACCTCAAGATCCTCGCGCTGCACCACGACCTCGGGCCCGGCGACAGGTTCTTCTGGTTCACCACCACCGGCTGGATGATGTGGAACTACCTGGCCAGCGGGCCGGCCGTGGGCGCGGCGATCGTGCTCTTCGACGGCAACCCGGGCTGGCCCTCACTCGACACCCTGTGGGATCTCGTCGACACCGCGGGCATCACGTATTTCGGCACGTCGGCGCCGTTCCTGCTGGCCTGCCGCAAGGCCGGGCTCAAGCCCGACAAAACTCTCAAGGGCCTCGGCTCGACCGGCGCGCCGCTGCCGCCGGAGGGCTGGGCGTGGGTGTACGAGGCGGTCGACCCCGACGTGCACCTGGTCTCGCTGTCCGGCGGCACCGACGTGTGCACCGGGTTCGTCGGGGGAGTTCCGCTGCTGCCGGTCCGGGCCGGGGTGATCACCTGCCGGATCCTGGGCGCGCGCGTCGAGGCGTACGACCCGGTCGGTCAACCGGTCGTCGGTGAGCTGGGCGAACTGGTGATCACCGGGCCGATGCCGAGCATGCCCGTCGGCTTCTGGAACGACCACGACGGCGCCCGTTACCGGGAGGCCTACTTCGACGTCTTCCCCGGGGTCTGGCGGCACGGCGACTGGATCACGATCGGTCACGACGGCAGCTGTGTGATCACCGGGCGCTCGGACGCCACCCTCAACCGGGGCGGCGTGCGGCTCGGCACGGCGGAGTTCTACTCGGTGGTCGAGGCGTTGCCCGAGGTGGTCGACTCGCTCGTCGTACATCTTGATAAACCGGACGATCCGAACGGTGAACTGCTGCTCTTCGTGGTGCTCACCGACGGCGCCGAACTCGACGCCGCGCTGCGCGCGCGCATCGCCAAGGAGCTTCGCGGCGCGCTCTCGCCCCGGCACGTGCCCGACGCCGCCTACGCGGTACGGGCACTGCCGCGCACCCTGTCCGGCAAGAAACTGGAGGTGCCGGTGAAGCGGATCCTCACCGGCACCCCGGTCGAGTCGGCCGCGGCCAAGGGTGCGTTGGCCAACCCGGACTCCCTGAACGCCTTCGCCGTTCTGTATGCCGAGCGGGTCACACCAGCGTCAGAGTGA
- a CDS encoding acyl-CoA thioesterase → MEEQHPGRPTALSRVTLSRIMTAVDVNLYGTVHGGVLMKFVDDVAGAAAARHSGGTAVTAAIDEIVFLEPVRVGDLVHASAQINWTGSTSMEVGVKLAAERWDEVGPEPLPVATAYLVFVAVDAAGNPRRVPPVLPSEDEDKRRFTEAMIRRDHRLSRRAAIQKARAEHHTAAG, encoded by the coding sequence ATGGAAGAACAGCATCCCGGTCGGCCGACCGCCCTGTCCCGGGTCACTCTGAGCCGGATCATGACCGCGGTCGACGTGAACCTCTACGGCACCGTGCACGGCGGTGTGCTGATGAAGTTCGTGGACGACGTGGCGGGCGCGGCGGCGGCCCGGCACAGTGGCGGCACCGCGGTCACCGCGGCGATCGACGAGATCGTCTTCCTGGAGCCGGTTCGGGTCGGCGACCTGGTGCACGCCTCCGCGCAGATCAACTGGACCGGCAGCACCTCGATGGAGGTGGGTGTGAAGCTGGCCGCCGAGCGCTGGGACGAGGTCGGCCCGGAGCCGCTGCCGGTGGCCACCGCCTACCTGGTCTTCGTGGCCGTGGACGCGGCCGGTAACCCGCGTCGGGTGCCGCCCGTGTTGCCGTCGGAGGACGAGGACAAGCGCCGGTTCACCGAGGCGATGATCCGCCGTGACCACCGGTTGTCCCGCCGCGCGGCGATCCAGAAAGCCCGAGCGGAACATCACACGGCGGCCGGCTGA
- a CDS encoding MFS transporter yields the protein MTAVIDRSRVSAVVGLLVLFEITSGFIQGGVAPLLPDLGAEMNISDADLNWVISVQLLAAAVSVPAFGRLGDLYGHRRMLRIALVCVAAGSLLVVLAPNLGILLFGRVLLGPLAALLPLEIALVRDRLPAELARRAIARLVGALALGTLLGAVLTAGLHQIIGDARLTLLVPAVLALLCVPVSFVAVPESETLATGKLDVPGVLLLSVSMVAVLGGISLIGTSAGAGVGLLVGGVVGFAGWVVLELRTPEPLVDLRALAGRTVSPFFFCSFVFGIVYFGSQAPDATFLAADRAVTGYGFGFTALQISLVALPAAVGAVVGSSLTAVIAGRFGYRPTLIAAFLTIAATFVAMAFLHAEVWQLLLFKVPVGLAAGVALGAMPTVIAETAEPSRTGITTALYNNVKTLGGAVAGAVVAAILAALVQGGGDTPAESAYVLVWLMCGGLCVAAAVAARFAHRSESPR from the coding sequence GTGACCGCGGTCATCGATCGGAGCCGGGTGTCCGCGGTGGTCGGGCTGCTCGTGCTCTTCGAGATCACCAGCGGATTCATTCAAGGTGGGGTGGCGCCCCTGCTGCCCGACCTGGGGGCCGAGATGAACATCTCGGATGCGGATCTCAACTGGGTCATCTCGGTACAACTGCTGGCGGCCGCGGTCTCGGTGCCGGCGTTCGGGCGGCTCGGTGACCTCTACGGGCATCGGCGGATGCTCCGGATCGCGCTCGTCTGCGTCGCGGCCGGAAGCCTGCTCGTCGTGCTCGCCCCCAATCTGGGGATCCTGCTTTTCGGCCGCGTCCTTCTCGGCCCGCTCGCCGCGTTGCTGCCGCTGGAGATCGCGCTCGTCCGGGACCGGCTTCCGGCCGAACTCGCCCGGCGGGCCATCGCCCGGCTCGTCGGGGCACTCGCTCTCGGCACCCTGCTCGGTGCGGTCCTCACCGCCGGGCTGCACCAGATCATCGGGGACGCACGGCTCACACTTCTGGTGCCGGCGGTGCTCGCTCTGCTCTGTGTGCCGGTGTCGTTCGTGGCCGTACCGGAGAGTGAAACGCTTGCCACCGGGAAACTGGACGTTCCCGGCGTTCTGCTGCTCAGCGTCTCCATGGTCGCCGTGCTCGGTGGGATCTCGCTGATCGGCACCTCGGCCGGGGCCGGAGTCGGACTACTCGTCGGCGGTGTCGTCGGGTTCGCCGGCTGGGTCGTTCTCGAACTGCGCACCCCGGAACCTCTCGTCGATCTTCGAGCGCTCGCCGGGCGTACCGTGTCGCCGTTCTTCTTCTGCTCCTTCGTCTTCGGCATCGTCTACTTCGGAAGCCAGGCGCCGGACGCCACGTTCCTCGCCGCCGACCGGGCCGTCACCGGCTACGGGTTCGGATTCACCGCTCTACAGATCTCGCTGGTGGCGCTTCCGGCCGCCGTCGGTGCCGTCGTCGGATCGAGTCTCACCGCGGTGATCGCCGGACGGTTCGGATATCGGCCCACCCTGATCGCGGCGTTTCTGACCATTGCGGCGACCTTTGTGGCGATGGCCTTCCTACATGCCGAGGTCTGGCAGCTGTTGCTGTTCAAGGTGCCGGTCGGGTTGGCCGCCGGGGTGGCGTTGGGGGCCATGCCGACCGTCATCGCGGAAACCGCCGAACCGTCCCGGACCGGGATCACCACCGCGCTCTACAACAACGTCAAGACGCTCGGTGGGGCGGTGGCGGGTGCGGTCGTCGCGGCGATCCTGGCCGCGCTGGTCCAGGGCGGGGGCGACACACCGGCCGAAAGCGCTTACGTGCTGGTGTGGTTGATGTGCGGCGGGTTGTGCGTGGCGGCGGCGGTGGCCGCGCGGTTCGCTCACCGATCCGAATCGCCCCGCTGA
- a CDS encoding M20 metallopeptidase family protein — MFSSLDALPLAERLISLRHALHREPELGLDLPRTQAKVLAALDGLPLEIGIGTSLTSVVAVLRGGRPGPAVLLRGDMDALPVREESGMPYASEIAGRMHACGHDIHTAGLVGAAHLLAGRRAELAGDVVFMFQPGEEGQGGAKLMIDEGVLDAAGERVVAAYAVHVAATALPLGLVATRPGTVLAASDTVTVTVTGRGGHGSSPHLAVDPVPALAEMVTALQTVVTRTIDAFDPAVVTVGSIHAGSAANVIPENGTLQVTVRSFSTATHRTVRAGIERVLRGIADAHGVRVDIDYQENYPVTANDSVEADFALRVARESFGEQRVFVAPRPMAGSEDFSFVLDEVPGAYLMLGAVPPGVEPATAPMNHSPQAVFDDRAVGEAAVLLASLAAARLREAAQ; from the coding sequence ATGTTCTCCTCGCTTGACGCCCTCCCGCTGGCCGAACGACTGATCAGTCTGCGCCACGCGCTGCACCGCGAACCCGAGCTCGGGCTGGACCTGCCCCGGACCCAGGCCAAGGTGCTCGCCGCGCTGGACGGGCTCCCGCTGGAGATCGGCATCGGAACATCGCTGACCTCGGTCGTCGCGGTGCTGCGCGGCGGACGGCCCGGCCCGGCGGTGCTGCTCCGCGGCGACATGGACGCGCTGCCGGTGCGGGAGGAGAGCGGGATGCCGTACGCCTCCGAGATCGCCGGCCGGATGCACGCCTGCGGGCACGACATCCACACGGCCGGGCTGGTCGGCGCCGCGCACCTGCTGGCCGGCCGTCGCGCCGAACTCGCCGGGGACGTGGTGTTCATGTTCCAGCCCGGGGAGGAGGGCCAGGGCGGGGCCAAACTGATGATCGACGAAGGGGTGCTGGACGCCGCCGGGGAGCGGGTCGTCGCCGCGTACGCCGTCCACGTCGCCGCCACCGCGCTGCCGCTCGGCCTGGTCGCGACCCGGCCCGGCACCGTGCTGGCCGCCTCCGACACGGTCACCGTCACCGTCACCGGTCGCGGTGGACACGGATCCTCCCCGCACCTGGCGGTCGATCCGGTTCCGGCGCTCGCCGAGATGGTCACCGCGTTGCAGACCGTCGTCACCCGTACCATCGACGCCTTCGACCCGGCCGTGGTCACTGTCGGGTCGATCCACGCCGGGTCGGCGGCCAACGTGATCCCGGAGAACGGCACGCTCCAGGTGACGGTCCGCAGTTTCTCCACCGCCACCCACCGGACCGTTCGGGCCGGAATCGAACGGGTCCTGCGCGGGATCGCGGACGCCCACGGGGTCCGAGTCGACATCGATTACCAGGAGAACTATCCGGTCACCGCCAACGATTCGGTGGAGGCCGACTTCGCGCTGCGGGTCGCCCGGGAATCGTTCGGAGAACAGCGGGTCTTCGTGGCTCCCCGGCCGATGGCCGGTTCCGAGGACTTCTCCTTCGTGCTCGACGAGGTGCCCGGGGCCTATCTGATGCTCGGTGCCGTTCCACCCGGCGTAGAACCGGCGACCGCGCCGATGAACCATTCCCCGCAAGCCGTCTTCGACGATCGGGCCGTCGGAGAGGCCGCCGTTCTACTCGCCTCGCTCGCGGCGGCACGGCTTCGGGAAGCCGCCCAGTGA
- a CDS encoding Lrp/AsnC family transcriptional regulator produces MTAADMPESVTLDELDYQLVTALQLAPRADWQRIGAALGVDGSTVARRWNRLYRSGHAWISCLPAQLAIPSVVMAIIEVDCVAGRLPEVAGDLADDVNIVTLEHVTGARDLLIQAAFTDHVQLGRYLSLRLGRLPGVASSRTQIAVTVHTEGSRWRLDRLSDPARQALTGGRSQTWSGRVFTDEDIRLFQALSDDPRQPAVQLAEKTGLSPTTVRRRLDRLDAERSITYRCEVARYVSGYPISVSLWCALPPAETQRTVSKLSGMRETRFCATLSGAANLLVVVWLRSVQDIAAFEARLAVQVPELTITDRAVALWVLKLGGHLLDPHGRNLRSVPLGFWSDPASDAAEGELLARLRQPC; encoded by the coding sequence ATGACGGCCGCTGACATGCCGGAATCGGTCACGCTCGACGAGCTGGACTATCAACTGGTGACCGCGCTGCAGCTGGCGCCGAGGGCCGACTGGCAGCGGATAGGCGCCGCTCTCGGGGTGGACGGGTCGACCGTGGCCCGCCGCTGGAACCGGTTGTACCGTTCCGGTCACGCCTGGATCAGCTGCCTGCCGGCGCAGCTGGCGATCCCGTCGGTGGTGATGGCGATCATCGAGGTGGACTGTGTGGCCGGGCGGCTGCCGGAGGTGGCCGGCGATCTGGCAGACGACGTCAACATCGTCACTCTGGAGCACGTGACCGGGGCGCGTGACCTGCTGATCCAGGCCGCGTTCACGGATCACGTACAACTCGGTCGTTATCTCAGCCTGCGGCTGGGCAGGCTGCCCGGGGTGGCGTCGTCGCGGACCCAGATCGCGGTGACCGTGCACACCGAGGGCAGCCGGTGGCGGCTGGACCGGCTCAGTGACCCGGCCCGGCAGGCGCTCACCGGCGGCCGGTCGCAGACGTGGTCCGGGCGGGTGTTCACGGACGAGGACATCCGGTTGTTCCAGGCGCTCAGTGATGATCCGCGGCAGCCGGCGGTGCAGCTCGCCGAGAAGACCGGCTTGAGTCCGACGACGGTACGGCGCAGGTTGGACCGGCTGGACGCGGAGCGGAGCATCACGTACCGCTGCGAGGTGGCCCGTTATGTCTCCGGTTATCCGATCTCGGTGTCGCTGTGGTGCGCGCTGCCGCCCGCCGAGACGCAGCGAACGGTCAGCAAACTGAGCGGGATGCGCGAGACCAGGTTCTGCGCGACGCTGTCCGGCGCGGCGAATCTGCTGGTCGTGGTCTGGTTGCGTTCGGTGCAGGACATCGCGGCGTTCGAGGCGCGGCTGGCCGTGCAGGTGCCGGAGCTGACCATCACCGACCGGGCGGTGGCGCTGTGGGTGCTCAAACTGGGCGGTCACCTGTTGGATCCGCACGGACGCAACCTCAGGTCCGTACCCCTGGGATTCTGGTCGGACCCGGCGTCCGACGCGGCCGAAGGCGAGCTGCTCGCCCGCCTTCGGCAGCCTTGTTGA